In Stigmatopora nigra isolate UIUO_SnigA chromosome 21, RoL_Snig_1.1, whole genome shotgun sequence, the genomic stretch AGATGTTAGCATGATAGATGAGAAGATCACAAGTAGTAGAATCATTATTCATCACTGTTGTTGACCGTTTAGGACTTGTTGACTAAGATCGATGCTTTTCTGCACGGAGCTTGCTCACCTTTAACGAGCTCGTTGAACCAAACATGCACGATGTTCTTGGAGTGCTTCCTATGATGGATGAGCCACAGCGAAAGCGTCTGGACGCTCTGCTGAGAGTTGCTAAGCTCGGACAATTTCTTCTCGAGAGCAGCCTCGGAGAACGAGGACATGTCGACCGCTGAACAAATGTCGCTTCGTCGCCTCACCGACGTCCCACTGTTTCAGCAGCTTCACTGCCTCAACTTCCTCTACCAATGCTGGTTGTTCTTTTGTTTACGTTCAATGTTCCACGGAGGTTTATACGGCCATTCACAAGTTAAATACGTCCCCACACTATTTACGCAGTGTCGTTCCAGGTTAGCTTGTTAGCGAGGTAGCTAGCCTTTCCAAACATGGTTGCCTGCAATAGGCATTTCCGTGTGATGCCGTGATGCGTTCAATGGCAATGGAATTCTAACATTCAGCCCactgtaaacaaacatttttttagttaaaatatatttgaattgaaCTTCATTTTATGACTAATTGACACGTCTAGATTTGTGCAAATTTTTCACAATGGTTTATAAGGTAATTCTGCATTAAATCAGTAGGTCTGCcacaataaaaataagcaatttGCTTGTAAATCAATGCAAACAAATGCACTTTGTATCAAATAAATAACTATTTTGCCACAGAATGGCATTTTTAAACCTGTATTTAAGTTATCTGATTCAGACTTTCCAATAAAAACAATCTATGTCCGTTACAATTAAAAATCTGTTTTCAAATTCAGCACTAGTGTGTCCAAATAACTCATTAGAATATTACATTAGATTGTATTAAAATCAGAGAAGCCCATCGCATGCCTTTTCAACTAATAACTGAAATACCTGCAGTATTTAATTTCATCTAGCAATCTTTAATCTTGGTGCATCAGGTATTAATTTCCTTGCACCAACATCTAAATTGTTATACTCCTCAATCAAAGAGTCAAGACATGTTACAGCTTCTGAAAATAAGCTGTGCTCCATCCCTTCTACTTGCAGGTAATGATGCAAGTGTGCTTTCTTCCTATAAAGCTTGGTAAAACGTTCTCTCAGTTCCATGAATGTGGACTTAATAGCCGTGTTATTAGCCAGGACCAATAATGATTGAGAGTGACCAACAGGGGCCACAGAGCAGAGACTTGTTTTCCAGCCTTCTGGGTTCCATGACACAAAATGCAAAGAAGGTGTTAACCTCTCGATATTTCTGCGTAAATCTGACACTTTAACATTACCCCTGAGCATGAGAGAACAGGCAAGGTAGAGGCTGTGTTTTGGGTCCACTTTGATTAATTGATGACTTTTAGAGAAGGCATTGCTAAATATTTGATCCAATCTTTTAGCTGGTTTACCTACATCTACCAAGTTGCAGATAGGACTGAGACTTGGAATCAGGAAGTGCAATCGAGGGAAAGGCACCATATTCATGGCGATTTCATTCAGATCCATGTTTAAGGACCCCTCAAAACGGGCAGAGCTGGTAAGATTAAGTAATTTGTTAGCAACAATATCATTCATGGCATCAAATGGCTTTTCTAACCCAGTTAGTGTATCAATTTCTGGGATTCTGCAGCCAGCATGTTGGATTTTCATAATATCCACCAGCGACTGGTTTTCTACAGGCAGGACACAGTCAGCATTCTCTGTGAGTTCTTTCATGGCCAGCATGGTGTTGTAAGGCGATACAATGACGTCGTCCTCCAAAGATGGGAAGACGGGAGTGACAATGCGACACACCTTAGGGAATTCATCCTTGAGGAGACAGAGTAATTTGGTCCCGAGTCCAGAACCTGTACCACCTCCCATAGAGTggataagaaaaaaagattgcagACAATCACACTGTTCAGCTGCTTTCCTTAGTTGGTCCACTATCTTTTCCTTGTAGGTTGAGCCATACATCATGTGTCCAACAGCCCAGTTGTTGCCCGCACCTGATACTCCAGTGAGGACCTGAGTACTATCAAAAACTTCCCTCAAAGGGCCTTGCATAATCTCATTGATGACACCCTCCTCCATGTCCAAAAGCACTGCCCTAGCTTTCAGCAATTGGACAACTCCATTATTAGCACAATAAACTCCATTATGACGACTCGTCAAATCTACATTGTGGAAAAATGCGCCAGTGGCATCGTCATACACGccatttttgttgaaatgagCATACTCTTGCAAAGCACGTTCCCAAAAACGACAACCAATCTGGTTTCCACACTGTCCAACTTGAACAACAATAGACTGCGTCATTTGAAATCCCGTAATTCACTTTATATCTTATTAAATATGTCGATTGACTATATAAAGCAAACGCTACTAACTAAAATCAGCTGTACCGCTCATATGGTTTGTATTTCTTCTTCGTTGTCTTTTTCCTTCATCATTTTCTGTTACTTCCGGGATCCACCTCCTGCTGGCCATAGATATCCTGTTATATGGCTAGATAGCACATGCCCTCTTTTTACAGAAGTGACAAACGTTGTAATTTCTCGGCCATATTGCGTCGGAGCCATTCAATAAATCGAATAACATTCGAATCAACATAGTTATGATTTAAGAACACCCAATTTCAGCgggttaaaatattttactttcgaaaatcattcattctagtttattatattacattacacTACTCTACATTTCCTTACATTACACTGTACATTTcattaaattacattacattacataaaCTGGTGATAAAAAATACACTTCATAAAATGTGTGTTGTTTAAACAAAAGAgtgattaaaaatatacttCATAAAATGTATGTTGTTTTGGCTTAATTCTAGTTCATTTTTGCCATAATATCCCTTTATGTATTAATGTATTGCACAATCTGTTTTTGCATTATGTATgagtttagaaaatgattttttatgcGTTCAAAAGGCCAAAAGACGAAGAAATTATGAGTTTTAAAAACGGTCTCACTTCCCACAATCCACACTGTAACCTGCACTAAACGATAACACACAGTATGCTGTAACACATTCTTTGCGGTGGCCCATTTTTAAGATGCAAGACTACTCCCTGCATTTTTCATCCAGAATTCTTGACCGGGGTTATAAAGGTCACGCTGCCTTTAACCGGCAATAACGGTCAGGAAGCAACATGTGAGTCCTGTTGTCAAGACAACCGTAGGATGGATTGGTGTGTATGTGTTGACAAATAACTGAAGTGACAAAGACTGAGTTCaatcttctatttttttaataggtctatcaaaatatttgacaaaatagcAGCCATGACACACTGATGACTTGTTTTAAACTTCTTACTTTCACTTCATTTGATTGGGAAGAAGTGAGAAATGTTATTTTGACTCTAACAACATGTACAGAATGttttgtgaaaaaatatttaacttatAACATTAATATAACAGAGGCGTgtacaaaatatgattaattcattcattttctgaaccggtgaGATCAAATGGCTtgtatttaaatacataaaataataaacaggTCTTTGTTTTTCAAACTAAAGTAATTTACAACTGTCATGTCCCTTTGGAAGTATCAATTTGCGCGGCATTGTCCTTTTATTGATGACTCTGGAGATAAACTACATAATCCTTAGTAATTGACCTTTGATTTACAACGCATGGTTTCATATTACCTGCTTGCTTTTGTGTTAATTGTTGACCACTAAAAAAGAGTTATTGCGTAGAAAGTGGGACCATTGTTGTTGACACCATGTACTAAACACAATCCGCTAGCGATTAGTTTTTGGTTGTTAATCAACTGCTAGCATGAAAATTAGACTTTAACCACGCATTCTGACTactgtgtttttctttcctcccaACATTTCCTTACCCCAAAATAGTTTGTTTTGTAAACTTGTTGTTCCAATACTCATGACATCACTTTTCTTATCGTACTTATCGTCTTCCCGCTGTGTGTGACAGGACATGGAACAAATCCAGGAAGAGGCCCCTCCGTTCAGATCATTATTTGTCACTAAATTTATGTggaaaattcaattaaaatgtacaGGAAAACGGTCACTAATATTCTGTTAGActttttattcacatttatttatttacaaaaggCAAAGACTGTAAGTTGTGTTCAAAACTCCAAATACTGCCCATCTGTTACATCAAGAGAATATAAATCTGCTTATCCGgggttcgcgggggtgctggagcctatctagCCAACCATTGAAATGGGATACCATGAGATGGTTGACAATGGGAGTCAATTGCAAACAACAATTCATGCTCATGGCAATGAGAAGTACTACATTAACGCCAATgccattttatgtgggccggaccattttagatataatatttagatttatttttttttataaatggattaaaagaactgtattaacaGCCCTGAATAGTCAgtcttttttatagatataaaacaatgtttattttagcttttttaaatatatttttagattttacaaaatgattttttaactaaaatcagaaaaaaatgattaaaaatgtacaattattgatttaaaaggggggaaatcaggaaatgcaatacacatctatactcttcattttaatttgatcccaaaatagaaagtcggcactcatgatttactttcccgggccacacaaaatgaccagatttggcccccgggcctccactttgacacatgtgccgtTCTGTCTCGCCCTTTATTTAAACTGAACAAGCATGCAATGTGAGCAATGCGTGGTAAATGCTTGGGCGGCACATGTAGCAAGTCAGGTCATGTGTCTGATGCACATTTTCCATTTCTCGGAAGAAGCTGAAAGGTTGTCAGCTGAGCGACGCAACTAGGGgtgcacagaaaaaaacagatgaaCATGCTTAAATCTTACCTTTAAAACAAAGAATGAGGGAACCCCATTCTGAGTTTAACCTTTCCCTCATTTCACATTGGAATGAGTGTTACTGataaaaagcaaaaagcacTATTAACCCTTCAATCCATCGACCGCCTGGCAAGTCACTCAGTAACAGTTTTATCAGCACCCCCATGGAAAGGAGGGCAGTCTTATCATGACTTGAGTCAAACAATCAATATCCAGGTCAGGCATGGTGAAATATTGTCGCAGTATTttgatggtttaaaaaaaatgtaggacaCATTTGACACTGTCTCAATGTAACATTCATAAAAAATGCATATGTgaattgtgtgtatatatatatatatatatatatatatatatatatatatatatatatatatatatatatatatatatatatatatatatatatatatatatatatatatatatatatatatatatatatatatatatatatatatatatatatatatatatatatatatatatatatatatatatatatatatatatatatatatatatatatatatgtgtgtgtgtgtgtgtgtgtgtgtaaacaaCAAAATCCATTAAACAAGAACCTTTAAACACTGATAAAATAAGGTTGTGATTGTCTTAATATCAATTAAAACGTATTATACTGAAAAGATACGATGCAATGTGATAGTGTATTTGATTTTGGTACTATTTGCAACAATAGACATGCCCACACTTGTATAACTGGTATAAATAGGGgccaaaacaatcattttttcagCACTTTGTACAatgtattttgaatatttgtgctgaggGTGACTGGTTAAAATAAGTATGGGCAGGTACACTCCATAAATTATCTTAATctggtcaagttttttttagatatgttgctcattttgtacttttaagGTCAGTTCAAACAAATAGCAGCCAGTTTTAACTCTACGACCCTTCCCCTAAAAATATAATCTCAGGTTAAAGTCCACCATGTCTTTCAATAACGGTTGAGCAATTCTGTTCCTGTCCTTTACTTTTTGTTAGCAGACATGATGCAAAACCATATTCTGAAAGCACATTGGGGGCGTGTGAGGACAGTTGAGTTCAGAGCCTCGCCCTGACTCCCTGACTTCTccctacaaacaaaaaaaagtaatctcGCAGGTAAAAGTCCAACCCACCACTGCTTTGATCAACTTTAGAGTCACTAATCCGCTATCATTCCTTCTTGTCTGTCACAAATAGTACATGCCAAATTTTCCATAAGTGAGTGTATCCAAGAAAATTGTTCTGTTTATTGGTCTCATCCAATGCAGCTATTGTGTTCCTATTGAGGGCCTTGCATTACAAGGCAACAGAGTCACTATTGTGCCTTAGCCAGGGCCCCCACACATACGCGTGCATAGAAGCGTAACAGTCAGTCAGTCATCAGCAGGTGTGGAAAATTCCACGAGGAGGCGTGAAAGCAAGATGGCTGATGTGTAATCTCGAGCAGAAACTCAAAAAGAACCAAAGGTTTGATGTCAACGACCAATCAAGGATCTAATCAAGTGAAGAGGCGGATTGGTGGACCGGTTCGTTCTGATTTCGGCAACGACCCAGCAACATTCCTTCTTCTTGGCTCGTTTTTTTATAATCCAAACATTGAGATGAAAATGACTGGTATATTGATTTTGATACATGAGCTGTGCTTATTCGATCCAGGGGAGGTCGAGCCAACAGAAAGGTTGTGAGGGTCCCGTTGAGAGGGCTGCATTTCTTGTTAGTGGTTTTCGGGATGTTGGGGAAATTTTCCTTGATGTTTGGGTAAGAATACTGTGAACTTACTACAAGTGGAAAGTACACTTACATAATTGTAAGGCTCACAGGGGAATGAGTGTTGTTGATAAATACAGGATGAAAACCAGGTAGGTTTGTCAAAGAATCTCCAAAAGTGGGCACTATTAACtattgtcggggacccataccaccctggtcacaatctgtttcAGCTGCAGCCCTCTGGCAAACGCTATTTGTCCCACAAAGTAGGGACGagtaggcttaaggacagtttttttcccccacatcaATCACGACtttaaacttgcggtagcacaacacacaatcccttctgtgtaataacttcgaggtgaggtaatatgaaaagacgttggttgggcggtgatctgcctcctattggctgactgtaggtaagtgaaagacattgagaggtaagtgatccactcggggGGTGGATGTATCTATaatggcagaatgccaaattacgagtccgaaattatcacttatttggttcttttgccgagaaaatgcaccttatggagaagcactaccaatttcgtcatacacagTTTCTGGGGTATGATgataattaggcttttgttgttgatgatgacgacaaagcctatctccaattattattagtattattattatttggaaaTGTGCTTTTGGAATGAAGGAATCTTGAACCAGTCGAAAAACAGCAAAGAAATTAGATCAATCCTAGAAGAAATTGCATCTTGAAAATCAGTTCCCCATGCCAAAAGTCTCATCAATCATGTCCGTGTGCTAAAATGAGAAACCATGaaccaataaaaaaagcaagaatctgtgcaaaacaatgacaacaaaagaACTGCTGTTTTGAATTGTGAGAGCGAAAAATATGAATCTGCTTTCATTGAAAAATCATAAAACTGCGTGGTCATAATCTCATTTTGCCATGCCGAAAGTCTCATCTTTGATGTCAATGTTATACATTCTGAAACAATAAACTAATAAAATGCAACCAGCTGTGCAAAAGAACAAGCAAACAACTGTTGTTTTGGatgaagaaagcaaaaaaaaaaaaaaagaatcataattaattcattttctgaaccgcttatactcacaagggttacgtggggtgctggagcctattccagctaactaggggcaccaggcaggagacaccctgaattgttggccagctaATCACAAGGcccaaagagacaaacaatcagGCTACTCTGCATGTTGTAAGATGCTGGAGAAAactgaagtacccagagaatacCCAcataagcctggggagaacaggggttgtctccctccaccaatatatttatatatatatcaagtATCAAGATTCTGCATTGACCTTAATCCCACTTCTAACTTTCTACATTCCTAACACTTATCTCAACATAGTTCCCCAAAACAGTAATTGCTATGATTTCCCAGCAAGGCCATACCACTGTTTATGCCTGTAATCGTACTTTCTcactttaaattaaattctattcgtAACAGTTATACAATATTTTATCTGCTGTTGATGGTTAGTTttacaatatgtttttttatcttaaatttcgaaagatatgaaaaaaagataaacagcattttgtcaaaattgaACCAAGTGGATCTAATCAAGAGGTGTCTTCGTTTTACCACCGCCCGATGGGTACATTGAATGTCTCACGCCTATTAATTTCCATTAAGCTAAATGCAAATGAGGCGTTTGCGGGAATCATGCACATCCTACTTTTGCATAATGAAGATTCACTTTTAAAgagtattttttaaagacatttaatggcatttttgtaGGTGCGGCAACAAACGTGGAAAGGTTGCACTCGGTTGCACGATCACTCCCCGCGGCAGATGTTGCCCAATCGGGGAAATGGGCCGAGTTTTAGCCCCCCTCCCTTGGTAACTCTCATCTCCTCCCTCCCCAGGCTTTATAAAATTCCCTCATACATCCGCCTGCACGTTGTAAACAAAACTGCCTTCGTCAACAACTTAGTAtcttttaaatatacttttttttgtggattttttttctccctctcggGACATTTTAAAATCTGCAGGTAAGTTAAacttttaaacacttttaaaaatattaaatagctACATGTGTGCAAACTGGAAGAAGaagcgtgtgtgtacgtgtgggTTTGCGGGTCACGACGTGTCTGTACGTGTTACGCCTTTTTTCGTGGTAtctgcaggaaaaaaaggaagaatagCACACTGAGAttgtatttcagtttttttcttttaatatttaaaagagcaataagaaaaggaaatatttttcttacagCTCGGCCACATAAAACGACAAAAAGGCAGTGTCCCCTTTAATGACCTATATTTTACTCGTTTTATTCTAAAGAAAAGTATATATTC encodes the following:
- the tube1 gene encoding tubulin epsilon chain, with product MTQSIVVQVGQCGNQIGCRFWERALQEYAHFNKNGVYDDATGAFFHNVDLTSRHNGVYCANNGVVQLLKARAVLLDMEEGVINEIMQGPLREVFDSTQVLTGVSGAGNNWAVGHMMYGSTYKEKIVDQLRKAAEQCDCLQSFFLIHSMGGGTGSGLGTKLLCLLKDEFPKVCRIVTPVFPSLEDDVIVSPYNTMLAMKELTENADCVLPVENQSLVDIMKIQHAGCRIPEIDTLTGLEKPFDAMNDIVANKLLNLTSSARFEGSLNMDLNEIAMNMVPFPRLHFLIPSLSPICNLVDVGKPAKRLDQIFSNAFSKSHQLIKVDPKHSLYLACSLMLRGNVKVSDLRRNIERLTPSLHFVSWNPEGWKTSLCSVAPVGHSQSLLVLANNTAIKSTFMELRERFTKLYRKKAHLHHYLQVEGMEHSLFSEAVTCLDSLIEEYNNLDVGARKLIPDAPRLKIAR